The DNA window TAGGCGAGCCCAGCCAAAGGAAGGACGGAGATCAGAAAATAGATGAGCTTGAATCGATATTCCGGACTATATCCGGAAATAGAAAGACCACCCCTTTTCCCCATCAGTTTCTCCCTAAGATAAACTAAGTTTATTATATATCAAATAGAGCAAAAATTCAAGAAAGTTCTTTGATTTCGGAGGTATCAAAGCCTATCGCTGGCGGGATTCTATATAACGGGCAAGGTCAAGAAGAACCTCTGCCTTTTTGCCGAAAAAGGAAAGGGCGGTTACCGCTGCCTCAATAAGCTCATGGACTATCTTCCTCGCCTCAGAAAGCCCGCAGTAGGAAACAAAGGTGAGCTTCCCCTTATCCTTTCTCAGATCCTTTCCCACCTCTCCTTCCTCCCCTACAACATCGAGAATATCATCGGTTATCTGAAAGGCGAGGCCAAGGTTCTTGGCATAGGCGGAACAGGCGGAAAGCTCCACCGCATTTGCCCCAGAAAGAACCGCTCCTGCCTCAGCAGCAAAGATGAACAGGGAACCGGTCTTATGGCTATGGATGTACTCCAGGGTGGTAAGATCGAGCTCCTCCTCGTTCACCTTGAGATCGACCACCTGTCCCCCAATTATCCCCTTGGTGCTTATCGCCTGAGATAGCCTCTTCCCCAGCTCAATGATGAGCTTTCCCCTCACCTTGGCGAGTTCCTTCATCCGGAATATGATGTAGTAAGCCTGGTTCAAGAGAGCTATCGCCGCTAAAATAGCTATATCCTCACCAAATATAAGGTGGGCGGTGGGCTTCCCCCGGCGGGTCCTGGCGTCATCCATCGAGGGAAGATCATCGAGGATAAGGGAACAGGTGTGGATCATCTCGATGGCACAGGCTACGGGGATCACCCTCTCC is part of the Acidobacteriota bacterium genome and encodes:
- a CDS encoding polyprenyl synthetase family protein — translated: MDLKDYLEEKKRLIERRLTTLLPKEEEYPPVIHEAMRYTLFLPGKRLRPILSLAVAEMLGGELERVIPVACAIEMIHTCSLILDDLPSMDDARTRRGKPTAHLIFGEDIAILAAIALLNQAYYIIFRMKELAKVRGKLIIELGKRLSQAISTKGIIGGQVVDLKVNEEELDLTTLEYIHSHKTGSLFIFAAEAGAVLSGANAVELSACSAYAKNLGLAFQITDDILDVVGEEGEVGKDLRKDKGKLTFVSYCGLSEARKIVHELIEAAVTALSFFGKKAEVLLDLARYIESRQR